The Deinococcus malanensis DNA window CCTGGAAGTCAGGCGCCTGGATACCAGGGCGGCCATCACGGTCTCGGATACAGGTCCTGGCATCGCAGCCAACCATCTTCCGCGGCTGTTCGAACGCTTCTACCGCGTAGACCCCGCCCGTTCACGCCTCGAAGCTGGAAGCGGAGTCGGCCTGACGATCGCACGTGGGCTGGCCGAAGCCATGGGCGGCACCCTGACGGCAGAGTCACGTCCTGGTCAGGGAAGCGCATTCACGTTGACGTTGCCACTGCATCTCCCGTGAACAGACACGGTCGGCGCGGTCTATCCGGTGCTGACACCAATGAAGAGAACACATAAAAAATTGGACTGACTCCAGCCTTTGCAAAATGGCCTAAAAGTAAGAACCCTGTGTGAATTCGGTAGACATACTTAATCCAGAAGTCAAGCGATTCTGACCAAGGAGCCTTAATGAAGCGTTCACACATGTTGCCGTTTGCTGCCGCCCTGTCCGTCATGGGTGCTTTTACCGAAGCCAGTGCCAGGACCTACGCCGACATCAAAGCCAGTGGCGTGCTGCGCGTCGTTTCCGGGGGCGATCTTCCTCCTTTCATCCGTGTCGACGGCCAGCGCCACCGCGGCTACGAGCCCGAGATGATCGAAGCCGTGGCCCGCACTCTGGGACTGAAAGTCTCCTACCAGGTCGTGCCGCCCTATCAGCTGATCAAGGAGCTTCAGGAAGACCGGGCCGACATCGCCATCGGAGCACTGGGCATTACCAGCACCCGTGAGAACAAGGTGGACTTCACGGTCCCGACCGCGTGCGCCGGTGTCTCGGTCGTCTCGTTCGATCCTAAGCTGCAGATGCACACGGATCTGGTCGGTAAGTCCATCGGTGTGGGCGCAGGTTCGATCATGCAAACCTACGTTCAGAAACTGCCCTTCGAGAAGAAGGTCACGGTCTTCAACAGCACCAAGGAGCTGATTTTTGCGGTCATCGCCAAGCAGGTCGACGCGACCTTTGCCTACACGATCATGGGACCAGGCCTGAAAAGCATGTACCCCAAGGCCCCGATCAACTTCGGCCCTGAGCTGTGGCGCGTGCCGATCGGCATCATGACTGCCGAGGACAACATCACCACCCGCACCACGCTCAATGCGGCGATCACCAAGTACTTGCAGTCCAACAGTTACGCCTTCCTCTCGCAGCGCTATTTCAAAGAAGACGTTCGCTGCCGCAGCTGAACGCAGCCAGAAATCAAATACATCGGGCCGGGCCTCCTGAATGGGGGGTCCGGCTCTCGTTGGGTCCCGAGTGCGCGGAGGTCAGAGGCAGACCTGCCAGTTCACGACCTTCAGGCGAGGCGACGGTAAAGCCTGGCAGTGCGGAACGTGGCCACCCGAGAAAAATAAGTCTGACGCGTGAATCGCAATTGACAGCTCACTAGGCCGGCGCCAACGGCGTCAAGGATGCCAGCGGCGGAAAAACCTACATGCCCCCATCATGGTGTACCTCGCCAAGGATGGCGCTGCGACCGAGACGGTTAACTGGTACAGGTCGTTTGTCAACGCCGGTGGGTGGACGTGACCGGGCTGTCGTACTACCCGATGTGGCACGGGGACTTCAACAAACTCAGCAGTACCAACAAGGCGCTGCGCAGCAACTTCAGCCGGGCCAAGGTGTATCTGGCGGAAACCGCATATTACTGGGACAGGAACCAGAAGGGCTATACCAACCTGCCCTCCCCCAAAACCCCCCAGGGTCGGTACGACTTGCTGAAAGCCCTGACACCCGTCGTCAGAGATGCTGGTGGAAGCGGCATCTTCGCGTGGGGCTCGTACTGGTTACAGAGCAGCAAATGGCTGATCGCTCCAGGCTGGTCGGACGACGATGCGTCCCGCCGTTCGATGTCCGACGACAATGCCCGGGCCACCATCGGGATTGACGGCCTGAACTGAAGTCTGACCGGCAGAGCCGAGGCACATAACCTCTTCTTAGAGGCCGCGGCCAGGCCGGCGCCCGTCAACCAGTGCGTCTGACGACGGGCGCCGGCCTGGTCTGTTCCCGTCTCCAGAGGTGCGGCAGTCACACCTGCCCGCCCCTGAAGGCAGCTGCACTACTCGCAGCCTGCCTGGTCACAATCAGGATGGTCTGGTGAATCGCATCACCTTGCAAGAGCGCATTCACAGGAAAATAGGGCCGCATGGAAGAGTTGTTCCAAGCCGTTCAGGAGGTGATCTCCACCATCCCGGAATGGGCGTACTGGGTCATGGGCCTGGGCTCGATCAGTGGCCTCCTGGGGCCGGCCGTTCAGGCGGGCCTGACGCGTCGCACCACCCGGCCCCCAGGGCGCCGCCTCGAGCCGGACAGATCCGCCCGGCAGGACGATGGACCCCGGAGTCGCCCGGAGCGTTAAACCCTCACCCGGGACCGGTCAGGCACCGTCTCCTTGGCTGCCTTTCCCTATTCAACCGGTCAGCTTCGTGGTCAGTGGGACCGGCGGTGGCTCTCTCGCTTCTCGTGGTACATGGCCGCGTCGGCGTCCTGCAACAGGCGGGCGCAGGTCAGGTCTCCAGCTTCCAGAGCGGCGGCCCCCAGATTCAGCTCCAGGGGCAGATGCCTGGCAAAGCGCCCGGCCATGGCCTCGCGGATGCGCGCCCGGACCTGCAGGGCCCCGTTCAGGTATGTGGCAGCAGCAGCGCAAACTCGTCTCCACCCCAGCGGAAGACGTGGTCGCCCGCCCGCAGACACTCACGCAGCGTGGACCCCACCTCGACCAGGGCCTGGTTGCCGGCCGCGTGGCCCAGGGTATCGTTGATGGCTTTAAAGCGCGTGACGTCCGCCAGCAGCAGGGCCAGCGGCGTACCGTGGCGCTGCGCGTTGGCCACCGCACCTTCAAGACTTTCGGTAAAGGACCGGCGACTGGCCAGCCCCGTCAGCACCTGATTGCCCTAGCGCGGAAAATACTCTGCATTTCCTTCGCTGTCGTGCGATCCCAACAACCTTTTGACGTGAATTATGGATCCGCTCGGATGTGTTAAACGAATTGAGTACGCTGGATGTGAAGTGACCAGCCCTCAACCCTTTCAGACCCTGCCCTCCATAGGAGACGGCACGTATCTCGGCGCCGCCTACCAGGCGGGTGTCTTGAAGCTTCAGGTTGATCATTGGGATCTGGGTCCCGTTGAAGTCCTGGTCCCAACGGTTGCCCTCTTACTGGCCCCAAGTGTCGATCTGCCCTGCGACCATGTGGCTCGTAAGGGAACGCGTCTCGAAATACGGCGCGTCGTTGATCATGTCGCTGGTGACCAAGGGCATTTCGTTCCCCCACACCACTTTGGCCAACTGATGAACGATACGCAAGCGGGCCATCACCTGTGTTACGGCTTGAAGGTCGACCCTGCATTACACATCGTGTCTTTGTTGGGGTATACGCGATGGGTCACCTGCCTGTGCACTGATCTGAACACCATCACCTGGTGGGTCCTTCCCGACTGATGATGCCAATCGGAACAACTTGTCAACCGCGAAAAACTCGAGTATCTAGCCCTTCTCGCCCTTCTTGACCAGGGCCGCAGACAGCTCTTCGCTGGCGGGCGCGGCGCGCGGCACGGAACGTGGCAGCGAGAAACTGAAAGTCGCGCCCCGGTCTTCCTCGCCCTGGGCCCACACCCGTCCGCCGTGCCGCACGACCATCCGGCGGACGTTCGCCAGCCCCACGCCAAAGCCCTCGAACTCCTCTGCCGCGTGCAGACGTTGAAACACGCCGAACAGCTTGTGGCTGTAGGCCATATTGAAGCCCACGCCGTTGTCGCGCACGTGCACCACGACCTCACCGCCCTGGTCTTCTCCCCAGATCTCCACACGCGGCTCGTCGCGGCACTGCGAATACTTCACCGCGTTGGACACCAGATTGGTCAGGATCTGGCGCAGCGCCAGGACGTCGGCCTGGACCACCGGTAGGTCTCGAACGCTCCATTGCACCGTTTTGGCGCCCGGGGCATTGTCCAGGTCCCGGATCACTTCGCGCGCCAGGATGTCGAGCGCCACCGTCTGCGGCGTCAGGTCATGCCGGCCGGTGCGGGCAAAATCCAGCAACCCGTCGATCAGGTGTTCCATGCGCCGCGCGCCGTCCTGAATCAGCTGCAGGTAGCGAGCCGAGGACGGCGGCAGCTGCTCCCTGGCATTGCGGCTGAGCAGGTCGGCAAAACTGGCGATATGCCGCAGCGGCGTACGCAGGTCATGCGAGATGGAATAGGCGTAAGCCTCGAGTTCCCCGTTGACGTCCTCGAGCTGGGCAGTGCGCTCCTGCACCCGCGCCTCAAGCGAGGCGTTGAGTGCCCGGAGTTCCTCTTCCATGTGCTTGCGGTAGGTCACGTCCTTGCCGGTCGACACGAAATGCGTGATGCGCCCGCGGTCACCCTTGATCGGCGTGATGGTTTTTTCCTCGTGGTACAGAGAACCGTCCCGGCGGCGGTTGATCAGTTCGCCGCGGTAGACCTCGCCGCGAAGCAGTGTCTCCCACATCTCCCGGAAAACGGCCGTGTCGTGCAGGCCCGAGTTCAGGATGCCCGCGTCCTGGCCAACGGCTTCGTCGCGGCCATAACCGGTGATCTCCTCGAAGGCCGTGTTCACGTACTCGATCACGCCGTCGCGCCCGGTGATCAGGATCGGGTCGGCGGTCTGCTCAATGGCGCTCGACAGCTTGAGCAGTTCGAAGCGTGCGGTGCGGCGCTCGCGCTCGTTCTCGCGGCGCAGTTCTTCCTGACGGGCCTTGGCCTCACGCGCCTCGAGTTCCCGCAGCCGGCGTTCGTGGGCCTGCACGGTCAGGGTCTTGAGGTGCAGGTCCACGAAGACGCTCACCTTGGCCTGCAGCACTTCAGAACGTACCGGCGAGAAGATGTAGTCCACCGCCCCCAGGGTGTAGCCGCCCAGCATGTCGGCCTCGGCGCGGTCATGCGCCGTGACGAAGATAATTGGGGTGCTCTCCGTCTGGCGACGGCTGCGGATCAGTTCGGCGGTCTCGAAGCCGTCCATGCCCGGCATGCGCACGTCCAGCAGAATCACCGCGAACTCCTGACCCAGCACCAGGCGCAGGGCCTCGCGGCCGGAGGAGGCCAGCACCAGGTTCTGCCCCAGGGGCTCGAGGGCCGCCGCCAGGGCCAGCCGCTTGGCGTCCTGGTCATCGACGATCAGGATGTTGGCCCTGGGAATGTCAAGCGCGGCGCCCGTCATCAGGCGATTCTCCGGTACAGCTTCTCGCTGAGGTTGAGGGTCTCGAACCGGCGCTGGTGCGCGCTGAAGTCCAGCGTCTCGTGACGGCCCAGCCCCAGCACCCCGAACGGCACCAGGCTGCCCAGCAGCAGCGCCTGCACCTGCTCCTGCAGTTTCTGGGTGAAGTAGATCAGCACGTTGCGGCACAGGATAAGGTGAAATTCATTGAAGGACCCGTCGGTGACCAGGTTGTGCTGGCCCCAGATGATGTTGCGCCTCAGGTCGGAGCGCACCAGTCCGTGGTCATACTGCGCGGTGAAATAGGAGCTGAACTGCCGGGTGCCGCCCGCAAGCAGGTAGTTACGGCCGTACTCCTTCAGCCGGTCCTGGGGATAGATCCCGCGCCGCGCGACAGCCAGAGC harbors:
- a CDS encoding substrate-binding periplasmic protein, giving the protein MKRSHMLPFAAALSVMGAFTEASARTYADIKASGVLRVVSGGDLPPFIRVDGQRHRGYEPEMIEAVARTLGLKVSYQVVPPYQLIKELQEDRADIAIGALGITSTRENKVDFTVPTACAGVSVVSFDPKLQMHTDLVGKSIGVGAGSIMQTYVQKLPFEKKVTVFNSTKELIFAVIAKQVDATFAYTIMGPGLKSMYPKAPINFGPELWRVPIGIMTAEDNITTRTTLNAAITKYLQSNSYAFLSQRYFKEDVRCRS
- a CDS encoding GGDEF domain-containing protein — its product is MLTGLASRRSFTESLEGAVANAQRHGTPLALLLADVTRFKAINDTLGHAAGNQALVEVGSTLRECLRAGDHVFRWGGDEFALLLPHT
- a CDS encoding sensor histidine kinase: MTGAALDIPRANILIVDDQDAKRLALAAALEPLGQNLVLASSGREALRLVLGQEFAVILLDVRMPGMDGFETAELIRSRRQTESTPIIFVTAHDRAEADMLGGYTLGAVDYIFSPVRSEVLQAKVSVFVDLHLKTLTVQAHERRLRELEAREAKARQEELRRENERERRTARFELLKLSSAIEQTADPILITGRDGVIEYVNTAFEEITGYGRDEAVGQDAGILNSGLHDTAVFREMWETLLRGEVYRGELINRRRDGSLYHEEKTITPIKGDRGRITHFVSTGKDVTYRKHMEEELRALNASLEARVQERTAQLEDVNGELEAYAYSISHDLRTPLRHIASFADLLSRNAREQLPPSSARYLQLIQDGARRMEHLIDGLLDFARTGRHDLTPQTVALDILAREVIRDLDNAPGAKTVQWSVRDLPVVQADVLALRQILTNLVSNAVKYSQCRDEPRVEIWGEDQGGEVVVHVRDNGVGFNMAYSHKLFGVFQRLHAAEEFEGFGVGLANVRRMVVRHGGRVWAQGEEDRGATFSFSLPRSVPRAAPASEELSAALVKKGEKG
- a CDS encoding glycosyl hydrolase 53 family protein, encoding MTGLSYYPMWHGDFNKLSSTNKALRSNFSRAKVYLAETAYYWDRNQKGYTNLPSPKTPQGRYDLLKALTPVVRDAGGSGIFAWGSYWLQSSKWLIAPGWSDDDASRRSMSDDNARATIGIDGLN